Proteins from one Mycobacterium sp. SMC-2 genomic window:
- the glpK gene encoding glycerol kinase GlpK gives MAGSAEFVAAIDQGTTSTRCMIFDHDGAEVARHQLEHEQILPRAGWVEHDPVEIWERTSSVLMSVLNRANLAANNIAALGITNQRETTLVWNRRTGRPYYNAIVWQDTRTDRIASALQRDGRGEVIRRKAGLPPATYFSGGKLQWILENVDGVREAAESGDALFGTADTWVLWNLTGGPRGGVHVTDVTNASRTMLMDLQTLDWDDELLSFFAIPRAMLPAIAPSSSPQPYGVCAQAGPIGGEVPVTGMLGDQHAAMVGQVCLSQGEAKNTYGTGNFLLLNTGETMVRSNNGLLTTVCYQFGDAKPVYALEGSIAVTGAAVQWLRDQLGIISGAAQSESLARQVADNGGVYFVPAFSGLFAPYWRSDARGAIVGLSRFNTNAHLARATLEAICYQSRDVVDAMAADSGVRLEVLKVDGGITANDLCMQIQADVLGVDVVRPVVAETTALGAAYAAGLAVGFWADPSDLRANWREDKRWTPAWTDEQRAAGYAGWQKAVQRTLDWVDVT, from the coding sequence TTGGCCGGGTCCGCTGAGTTTGTAGCCGCCATCGACCAGGGAACCACCAGCACTCGCTGCATGATCTTCGATCACGACGGTGCCGAAGTGGCTCGCCATCAGCTCGAGCACGAACAGATCCTGCCCCGCGCCGGCTGGGTCGAGCACGACCCGGTCGAAATCTGGGAGCGCACCTCGTCGGTGCTGATGTCGGTGCTCAACCGAGCCAATCTGGCCGCGAATAACATTGCGGCGCTGGGCATCACGAATCAGCGGGAAACCACGCTGGTGTGGAATCGGCGCACGGGGCGGCCCTATTACAACGCGATCGTCTGGCAGGACACCCGCACCGATCGGATCGCATCGGCGCTGCAACGCGACGGACGCGGCGAGGTGATCCGCCGCAAGGCGGGCCTGCCGCCGGCGACGTACTTCTCCGGTGGCAAATTGCAGTGGATCTTGGAGAACGTCGACGGGGTGCGAGAGGCCGCCGAGAGCGGCGACGCGCTGTTCGGCACCGCGGACACCTGGGTGCTGTGGAATCTGACCGGAGGCCCGCGCGGCGGCGTGCACGTCACCGACGTGACCAACGCCAGCCGGACCATGCTGATGGACCTGCAGACCCTGGACTGGGACGACGAGCTGTTGTCGTTCTTTGCGATTCCGCGTGCGATGCTGCCGGCGATCGCCCCGTCGTCATCGCCGCAGCCGTACGGCGTCTGCGCCCAGGCCGGGCCGATCGGCGGCGAGGTGCCCGTCACCGGGATGCTCGGTGACCAGCACGCGGCGATGGTGGGGCAGGTGTGTCTGTCGCAGGGCGAGGCGAAAAACACCTATGGCACCGGAAACTTCCTGCTGCTCAACACCGGCGAGACCATGGTGCGCTCGAACAACGGGCTGCTGACCACCGTCTGTTACCAATTCGGCGACGCCAAACCCGTTTACGCGCTTGAGGGTTCGATAGCGGTCACCGGCGCCGCGGTGCAGTGGCTGCGCGACCAGTTGGGCATCATCAGCGGTGCCGCGCAAAGCGAGTCGCTGGCGCGCCAGGTCGCCGACAACGGCGGAGTCTATTTCGTCCCGGCGTTTTCCGGCCTGTTCGCGCCCTACTGGCGATCCGACGCCCGCGGCGCGATCGTGGGGTTGTCCCGGTTCAACACCAACGCGCACCTGGCCCGCGCGACGCTTGAGGCGATCTGCTACCAGAGCCGCGACGTGGTGGACGCGATGGCGGCGGATTCCGGTGTGCGCCTTGAGGTGTTGAAGGTGGACGGCGGCATCACCGCCAACGACCTGTGCATGCAGATCCAGGCCGACGTGCTGGGCGTGGACGTGGTGCGGCCGGTGGTCGCCGAAACGACCGCGCTGGGCGCGGCCTACGCGGCCGGTTTGGCGGTGGGGTTCTGGGCCGATCCGTCCGACCTGCGGGCCAACTGGCGCGAGGACAAGCGCTGGACGCCGGCCTGGACCGACGAGCAGCGCGCGGCCGGATACGCGGGTTGGCAAAAGGCGGTGCAGCGGACCCTGGACTGGGTCGACGTGACCTAG
- the egtE gene encoding ergothioneine biosynthesis PLP-dependent enzyme EgtE has protein sequence MTACGSLAERWRAARLPAAGLHLDSAACSRQSLAVIDAATQHARNESEVGGYVAAEAAAPTLDAGRAAFAALAGMPDAEVVFTTGSLNALDLLLGAWPADRRRVACLPGEYGPNLAMLAAHGFDRQLLPALEDGRVALDDAALQLEADPPDLVHLTAVGSHSGVVQPLSMVAQLCRELGLPLVVDAAQALGQVDCAVGADVTYGSSRKWIAGPRGVGALAARRELMERLRPRLAAPDWLAGSFTVAQQLEFGEANTAARVGFSLALGEHLAYGPQAVRAGLAELGATSRRVLADVAGWAVVEEVEEPSAITTLAPVDGADPQAVRSWLLAEQRILTTFVGVRRAPLELAGPRLRISPHVDTTADDLETFAEALIAATAATSA, from the coding sequence GTGACCGCCTGCGGTTCGCTGGCGGAGCGCTGGCGGGCGGCCCGCCTGCCAGCGGCCGGGCTGCACCTGGACAGCGCCGCCTGTTCGCGGCAGAGCCTCGCGGTGATCGATGCCGCCACCCAGCACGCGCGCAACGAATCCGAGGTCGGCGGCTACGTCGCGGCCGAGGCGGCCGCGCCCACGCTGGACGCCGGACGCGCCGCCTTCGCCGCGCTGGCCGGCATGCCCGACGCCGAGGTGGTGTTCACCACCGGCTCCCTGAACGCGCTGGATCTGCTGCTCGGCGCGTGGCCGGCGGACCGCCGCAGGGTGGCGTGCCTGCCCGGCGAGTACGGCCCCAACCTGGCGATGCTGGCCGCCCATGGCTTCGACCGTCAGCTGCTGCCCGCGCTGGAGGATGGCCGGGTGGCGCTCGACGACGCGGCCCTGCAGCTCGAGGCCGACCCGCCCGATCTGGTCCACCTGACCGCGGTCGGCAGCCACAGCGGTGTGGTGCAGCCGTTGTCGATGGTGGCGCAGCTGTGCCGCGAGTTGGGCTTGCCGCTCGTCGTCGACGCCGCCCAGGCGCTGGGCCAGGTGGACTGCGCCGTCGGCGCCGACGTGACCTATGGGTCGTCGCGCAAGTGGATCGCGGGGCCGCGCGGCGTCGGGGCGCTGGCGGCGCGCCGCGAGCTGATGGAGCGCTTGCGGCCAAGGCTGGCGGCGCCGGACTGGCTCGCGGGGTCGTTCACGGTGGCGCAGCAACTCGAATTCGGCGAGGCCAATACCGCCGCGCGCGTTGGCTTTTCGCTGGCGCTCGGGGAGCATCTGGCGTACGGGCCGCAAGCGGTGCGGGCCGGGTTGGCCGAGCTGGGCGCCACCAGCCGCCGGGTGCTGGCCGACGTGGCCGGCTGGGCCGTGGTCGAAGAGGTCGAGGAGCCCAGCGCCATCACCACCCTGGCCCCGGTCGACGGGGCCGACCCGCAAGCCGTGCGGTCGTGGCTGCTCGCCGAGCAGCGGATCCTCACCACCTTCGTCGGTGTGCGGCGGGCGCCCCTGGAGCTGGCTGGGCCGAGGCTGCGGATCTCGCCGCACGTCGACACCACGGCCGACGATCTGGAGACCTTCGCCGAGGCGCTGATCGCCGCGACGGCGGCGACATCGGCTTGA
- a CDS encoding RDD family protein yields the protein MSEVVTGDAVVLDVQIAQLPVRAVSALIDIAVIVVCYVLGLMLWAASLTQFDTALSTAVLLIFTVVVFLGYPVILETATRGRSVGKIAMGLRVVSDDGGPERFRQALFRALASVVEIWMLFGSPAVICSMLSPKAKRIGDIFAGTVVVNERAPRLGPPPVMPPSLAWWASSLQLSGLPAGQAEVARQFLSRATQLDRQLRQQMAYRIAGDVVSRIAPPPPPGAPPELVLAAVLAERHRRELARLRPAMPPPGVAPWPSWPPAPQQQAVPWPDQGPPRQAPPSPGGFSPPG from the coding sequence ATGTCGGAGGTGGTGACCGGCGACGCCGTCGTGCTCGATGTGCAGATCGCCCAGTTGCCGGTGCGGGCTGTGAGCGCACTGATCGATATCGCGGTGATCGTCGTCTGCTACGTGCTCGGGCTGATGTTGTGGGCCGCCAGCCTGACCCAGTTCGACACCGCGCTGAGCACAGCCGTGCTGCTCATCTTCACGGTGGTGGTGTTCCTGGGCTATCCGGTGATACTCGAAACGGCAACGCGGGGGCGCTCGGTGGGCAAGATCGCGATGGGCCTGCGGGTGGTGTCCGACGACGGCGGCCCGGAACGCTTCCGGCAGGCCCTGTTTCGGGCTCTGGCGTCGGTGGTGGAGATCTGGATGTTGTTCGGCAGTCCCGCGGTCATCTGCAGCATGCTGTCGCCGAAGGCCAAGCGGATCGGCGACATCTTCGCCGGCACCGTCGTCGTGAACGAACGCGCACCCCGCCTGGGCCCGCCGCCGGTGATGCCGCCGTCGCTGGCCTGGTGGGCGTCGTCGCTGCAACTTTCCGGCCTGCCCGCCGGCCAGGCCGAGGTCGCGCGCCAATTCCTTTCGCGGGCAACGCAACTCGATCGCCAGCTACGCCAGCAGATGGCATACCGCATCGCCGGTGACGTGGTGTCGCGCATCGCCCCGCCGCCCCCGCCCGGCGCCCCGCCGGAATTGGTGCTCGCCGCCGTGCTCGCCGAACGGCACCGCCGCGAACTGGCCCGGCTCCGTCCCGCGATGCCGCCGCCGGGCGTCGCGCCGTGGCCGTCGTGGCCGCCCGCGCCGCAGCAGCAGGCCGTCCCATGGCCGGATCAAGGACCACCCCGGCAGGCCCCGCCCAGTCCGGGTGGTTTCTCACCGCCCGGCTGA
- a CDS encoding MoxR family ATPase — MTQSSSPAETTPTAESARGALLALRSELAKAVVGQEGVVSGLVIALLCRGHVLLEGVPGVAKTLLVRALAAALRLEFKRVQFTPDLMPGDVTGSLVYDARTAAFAFRPGPVFTNLLLADEINRTPPKTQAALLEAMEERQVSVEGVAQPLPDPFIVAATQNPVEYEGTYQLPEAQLDRFLLKLNVMLPPRDSEITILGRHAHGFDPRDLSAIKPVAGPAELAAGRDAVGHVLVADEVLGYIVDIVGATRSSPALQLGVSPRGATALLATARSWAWLSGRNYVTPDDVKAMARPTLRHRVMLRPEAELEGATPDGVLDGVLASVPVPR; from the coding sequence GTGACACAGTCCTCCTCTCCCGCAGAGACCACCCCCACCGCTGAGTCGGCACGAGGCGCGCTGCTGGCGTTGCGCAGCGAGCTCGCGAAGGCCGTCGTCGGGCAGGAGGGGGTGGTCAGCGGCCTGGTGATCGCGCTGCTATGCCGCGGTCATGTGCTGCTGGAAGGTGTTCCGGGAGTGGCGAAGACGCTGCTGGTGCGGGCGCTGGCGGCCGCGCTGCGACTGGAGTTCAAACGGGTGCAATTCACCCCCGACCTGATGCCCGGCGACGTCACCGGTTCGCTGGTGTACGACGCGCGCACCGCCGCGTTCGCCTTCCGGCCCGGCCCGGTGTTCACCAACCTGCTGCTGGCCGACGAGATCAACCGGACCCCGCCGAAGACCCAGGCCGCCCTGCTCGAGGCGATGGAAGAGCGCCAGGTCAGTGTGGAGGGCGTGGCCCAGCCGCTGCCCGACCCGTTCATCGTCGCCGCGACCCAGAACCCCGTCGAATACGAGGGCACCTATCAACTGCCCGAAGCGCAGCTGGACCGCTTCCTGCTCAAGCTCAATGTGATGCTGCCGCCCCGCGATTCGGAGATCACCATCCTCGGCCGGCACGCCCACGGCTTCGATCCCCGCGACCTGTCGGCGATCAAACCGGTGGCCGGGCCCGCCGAACTGGCGGCCGGGCGCGACGCCGTGGGGCACGTGCTGGTCGCCGACGAGGTACTGGGCTACATCGTCGACATCGTCGGCGCCACCCGCTCCTCGCCGGCACTGCAGCTTGGCGTCTCGCCGCGCGGGGCGACGGCGCTGCTCGCCACGGCCCGTTCCTGGGCGTGGCTGTCCGGCCGCAACTACGTCACCCCTGACGACGTGAAGGCCATGGCCCGCCCGACCCTGCGGCACCGGGTGATGCTGCGCCCCGAGGCCGAGCTGGAAGGCGCCACCCCCGACGGCGTGCTGGACGGCGTCTTGGCGTCCGTTCCGGTGCCCCGCTAG
- a CDS encoding stage II sporulation protein M, protein MDVDAFVLAHRGTWDRLERLVARRRSLTGAEVDELVELYQRVSTHLSMLRSASSDSLLIGRLSSLVARARSVVTGAHAPLSRTFARFWTVSFPVVAYRSWRWWLGTAVAFYAVAVVIAFWVAGNPEVQSAAGTPSEIEQLVNHDVAAYYSEHPAAAFAVQIWVNNSWVSAQCIAMSVLLGLPIPIVLFQNAANLGLISGLMFQAGKGAVLLGLLIPHGLLELTAVFLAGAAGMRLGWSVISPGDRPRGQALAEQGRAVVSVAIGLAGVLLVSGLIEALVTPSPLPTFVRLGIGIVAEAAFLTYIVYFGRRAVRAGETGDIEDAPDVIPTG, encoded by the coding sequence GTGGACGTCGACGCATTCGTGCTGGCCCATCGGGGTACCTGGGACCGCCTCGAGCGGCTGGTCGCGAGGCGTCGCTCGCTGACCGGCGCCGAGGTCGACGAGCTCGTCGAGCTGTACCAGCGGGTGTCCACCCACCTGTCGATGCTGCGCTCGGCCTCGTCGGATTCGCTGTTGATCGGGCGGCTCTCCAGCCTGGTCGCGCGCGCCCGTTCCGTGGTTACCGGGGCCCACGCGCCGTTGAGCCGTACCTTCGCCCGGTTCTGGACGGTGTCCTTCCCGGTGGTGGCGTACCGGTCATGGCGGTGGTGGCTGGGCACGGCGGTGGCGTTTTACGCCGTGGCCGTGGTCATCGCGTTCTGGGTGGCCGGCAACCCGGAGGTGCAGTCGGCCGCCGGAACGCCAAGCGAGATCGAGCAATTGGTGAACCACGACGTCGCCGCCTACTACAGCGAACATCCCGCCGCGGCGTTCGCCGTGCAGATCTGGGTGAACAACTCCTGGGTGTCCGCGCAGTGCATCGCCATGTCCGTCCTCCTGGGACTGCCCATTCCGATCGTGCTGTTCCAAAACGCGGCCAACCTGGGACTGATCTCCGGGCTGATGTTCCAGGCCGGCAAGGGCGCCGTCCTGCTCGGGCTGCTGATTCCGCACGGACTGCTGGAGCTCACGGCGGTGTTCCTGGCGGGGGCGGCGGGGATGCGGCTGGGGTGGTCGGTGATCTCGCCCGGCGACCGGCCCCGCGGTCAAGCCCTCGCCGAACAGGGCCGCGCCGTCGTGTCGGTCGCGATCGGACTGGCGGGCGTGTTGTTGGTGTCGGGGCTGATCGAAGCGTTGGTGACGCCGTCGCCGCTGCCGACGTTCGTTCGGCTGGGCATCGGGATCGTCGCCGAGGCCGCGTTCCTGACCTACATCGTGTATTTCGGTCGCCGCGCGGTGAGGGCCGGCGAGACCGGCGACATCGAGGACGCGCCCGACGTGATCCCTACCGGCTAG
- the egtD gene encoding L-histidine N(alpha)-methyltransferase, producing MTLTLANHLAADSAYQALRRDVFDGLQQTPKSLPPKWFYDSLGSHLFDQITRLPEYYPTRAEAEILRARSAEVAAASEADTLVELGSGTSEKTRLLLDALRERGSLRRFVPFDVDAGILSTAAAAIQREYDGVEINAVCGDFEEHLTEIPAGGRRLFVFLGSTIGNLTPGPRAEFLSSLSAQMRSGDSLLLGTDLVKDTGRLVRAYDDSAGVTAAFNRNVLAVINRQLDADFDVEAFQHVARWNAEEERIEMWLRAGRGQRVRVDALDLTVDFAAGEEMLTEVSCKFRPDGVSTELADVGLRPTRWWTDAAGDFGLSLAVK from the coding sequence ATGACGCTGACACTGGCAAACCACCTCGCCGCCGACTCCGCGTACCAGGCGTTGCGACGCGATGTGTTCGACGGCTTGCAACAGACGCCGAAATCGTTGCCGCCCAAGTGGTTCTACGATTCGCTGGGCAGTCATCTGTTCGATCAGATCACCCGGTTGCCCGAGTACTACCCGACCCGTGCCGAGGCCGAGATCCTGCGCGCGCGGTCGGCCGAGGTCGCGGCGGCCAGCGAGGCCGACACCCTGGTGGAGTTGGGCAGCGGGACGTCGGAGAAGACGCGGCTGCTGCTCGACGCGCTGCGCGAGCGCGGATCGCTGCGCAGGTTTGTTCCGTTCGACGTCGACGCCGGCATCCTGTCCACGGCCGCGGCGGCCATCCAGCGGGAATACGACGGCGTCGAAATCAACGCCGTCTGCGGCGATTTCGAGGAACACCTGACCGAGATCCCCGCCGGTGGGCGACGCCTGTTCGTGTTCCTGGGCTCGACGATCGGCAACCTGACCCCGGGACCGCGCGCGGAGTTCCTCTCGAGCCTGTCCGCGCAGATGCGGTCGGGGGACAGCCTGCTGCTGGGCACGGATCTGGTCAAAGACACCGGCCGGCTGGTGCGGGCCTACGACGACTCGGCCGGCGTGACGGCGGCGTTCAACCGCAACGTGCTGGCGGTGATCAACCGGCAGCTCGACGCCGATTTCGACGTCGAGGCCTTCCAGCACGTGGCCCGCTGGAACGCCGAAGAGGAACGCATCGAGATGTGGTTGCGCGCCGGCCGTGGCCAGCGGGTGCGCGTCGACGCGCTGGACCTGACCGTCGATTTCGCGGCCGGCGAGGAGATGCTCACCGAGGTGTCGTGCAAGTTCCGCCCGGACGGGGTGAGCACCGAATTGGCCGACGTGGGACTGCGTCCCACCCGGTGGTGGACGGACGCCGCGGGGGATTTCGGGTTGTCGTTGGCCGTGAAGTGA
- a CDS encoding glutamate--cysteine ligase codes for MGEEVKRTTYNSADRREYGRKLQLCLDVFETMLAQSRFESDKPLTGMEIECNLVDADYQPAMANRDVLDAIADPAFQPELGAYNIEFNVPPHALPGHTTLDLEGEVRASLNVAEIKASAGGAHIVMIGILPTLMPEHLATGWMSDSRRYAALNESIFTARGEDIPINISGPEPLSWQAVSIAPESACTSIQLHLQLAPEAFAANWNAAQVVAGPQLALGANSPYFFGHQLWSETRIELFTQSTDTRPEELKSQGVRPRVWFGEGWITSVLDLYQENIRYFPSLLPEVSDEDPVAELAAGRAPQLSELRLHSGTVYRWNRPVYDVVDGRPHLRLENRVLPAGPTVVDMLANSAFFYGLLRSLSEDDNPLCADMDFAVAQANFLEAARSGIGARLHWPGRGHVRATELVLDTLLPIADAGLRRWGADADVRDRFLGVIEGRARTGRNGATWQVSTVRALEDGGMTRPAALAEMLRRYCEHMHANEPVHTWDS; via the coding sequence GTGGGCGAAGAGGTCAAGCGCACCACGTACAACAGCGCAGATCGGCGGGAATACGGCCGCAAGCTCCAGTTGTGCCTGGACGTCTTCGAGACGATGCTGGCGCAGTCGCGCTTCGAGTCGGATAAGCCACTCACCGGCATGGAGATCGAGTGCAACCTCGTCGACGCCGACTATCAGCCCGCGATGGCGAACCGCGATGTGCTGGACGCCATCGCCGATCCGGCTTTCCAGCCGGAATTGGGCGCCTACAACATCGAATTCAACGTGCCACCCCACGCCCTGCCCGGACACACCACCCTGGACCTGGAGGGCGAGGTGCGGGCCAGCCTGAACGTCGCCGAGATCAAGGCCAGCGCGGGTGGGGCCCACATCGTCATGATCGGGATCCTGCCCACGCTGATGCCCGAACACCTGGCCACCGGCTGGATGAGCGACTCGAGGCGATACGCGGCGCTCAACGAGTCGATCTTCACCGCCCGCGGCGAGGACATCCCGATCAACATCTCCGGCCCCGAACCGCTGAGCTGGCAGGCCGTGTCGATAGCCCCCGAATCCGCTTGCACCAGCATCCAATTGCACCTCCAGCTGGCCCCGGAAGCGTTCGCCGCCAACTGGAACGCAGCCCAGGTGGTGGCCGGGCCGCAGCTGGCGCTGGGCGCGAACTCGCCATACTTCTTCGGCCACCAGCTGTGGTCCGAAACCCGCATCGAGCTGTTCACGCAGTCCACCGACACCCGGCCCGAGGAGCTGAAGTCCCAGGGCGTGCGGCCGCGGGTGTGGTTCGGCGAAGGGTGGATCACCTCGGTCCTCGACCTCTACCAAGAGAACATCCGCTACTTCCCGTCCCTGCTGCCCGAGGTGTCCGACGAGGACCCGGTCGCCGAGCTGGCCGCCGGGCGGGCGCCGCAGCTGTCCGAGTTGCGGCTGCACAGCGGAACCGTGTACCGGTGGAACCGGCCGGTCTACGACGTGGTCGACGGGCGCCCGCACCTGCGGCTGGAGAACCGGGTGTTGCCGGCCGGGCCGACCGTGGTGGACATGCTGGCCAATTCCGCGTTCTTCTACGGCCTGCTGCGCAGCCTGTCCGAGGACGACAACCCCCTGTGTGCCGACATGGATTTCGCTGTGGCACAAGCGAATTTCCTCGAGGCGGCGCGAAGCGGCATCGGCGCCCGGCTGCACTGGCCGGGTCGGGGCCACGTGCGGGCGACCGAGCTGGTGCTGGACACGCTGCTGCCGATCGCCGACGCGGGACTGCGCCGCTGGGGCGCGGACGCGGACGTGCGGGACCGCTTCCTCGGGGTCATCGAGGGACGCGCCCGGACGGGCCGCAACGGCGCCACCTGGCAGGTGTCCACCGTGCGCGCGCTGGAAGACGGGGGAATGACCCGGCCGGCGGCGTTGGCCGAGATGCTGCGCCGGTACTGCGAACACATGCACGCCAACGAGCCGGTGCACACCTGGGACTCCTGA
- a CDS encoding PadR family transcriptional regulator gives MSNPFTPPGGPFVGHPGFGFGLHGARRQARREFFENLRDHAGGQGFGPGFGPGFGPGFGPGFGFGPGGRRGGWRRGPGRGRRGDVRAAILALLTERPMHGYEMIQQIAERSNGIWKPSPGSVYPTLQLLTDEGLITASESEGSKKLFELTEQGRAAAGKVETPPWDEIAEGADPGQMNLRAAIGQLFGAVAQSAHTATAEQQQRIVEILNSARREIYGILGED, from the coding sequence ATGAGCAACCCATTCACTCCCCCCGGGGGACCGTTCGTCGGTCATCCGGGATTCGGTTTCGGCCTGCACGGCGCCCGGCGCCAGGCACGTCGGGAATTCTTCGAGAACCTCCGCGACCACGCGGGCGGCCAGGGATTCGGCCCCGGTTTCGGCCCCGGGTTCGGGCCGGGTTTCGGACCTGGATTCGGCTTCGGGCCGGGCGGCCGGCGCGGCGGATGGCGCCGCGGCCCCGGCCGGGGCAGACGCGGTGACGTCCGGGCGGCCATCCTGGCGCTGCTGACCGAACGGCCCATGCACGGCTACGAGATGATCCAGCAGATCGCCGAACGCAGCAACGGGATCTGGAAACCCAGCCCCGGCTCGGTCTATCCGACGCTGCAGCTGTTGACCGACGAGGGCCTGATCACCGCCAGCGAAAGCGAGGGCAGCAAAAAGCTGTTCGAGCTGACCGAGCAGGGCCGCGCGGCGGCCGGGAAGGTCGAGACCCCGCCGTGGGACGAGATCGCCGAAGGCGCCGACCCGGGTCAGATGAACCTGCGGGCCGCCATCGGCCAGCTGTTCGGCGCGGTCGCGCAGTCCGCGCACACCGCGACGGCCGAGCAGCAGCAGCGCATCGTGGAAATCCTCAACAGCGCGCGGCGCGAGATCTACGGCATCCTCGGCGAGGACTGA
- a CDS encoding class I SAM-dependent methyltransferase: MTDDQVMDWDGAYREQAHFAGPPPWNIGEPQPELAALAAAGMFRGDVLDAGCGFAELSLALAAQGYTVVGVDLTPTAVAAAAKAARERGLTTASFVQADITSFTGYDGRFSTVVDSTLFHSLPVEGRDGYLSSIHRAAAPGASLFVLVFAKGAFPAEMEPKPNEVDEDELRAAVSKYWEVDEIRPAFILSNAVEIPDAPFEFPTHERDEKGRVKMPAYLLTAHKAG; this comes from the coding sequence ATGACGGACGATCAGGTTATGGACTGGGACGGCGCATACCGCGAGCAGGCGCACTTCGCGGGTCCGCCGCCGTGGAACATCGGTGAGCCGCAGCCGGAGCTGGCCGCATTGGCCGCGGCGGGGATGTTCCGCGGCGACGTGCTGGACGCCGGGTGCGGGTTCGCCGAGCTGTCGTTGGCGCTCGCCGCCCAGGGCTACACGGTGGTCGGTGTCGACCTGACGCCGACCGCCGTCGCCGCGGCGGCCAAGGCCGCCCGGGAGCGCGGCTTGACCACGGCCAGCTTCGTTCAGGCCGACATCACGTCGTTCACCGGTTATGACGGCCGGTTCTCCACCGTCGTCGATTCCACGCTGTTTCACTCGCTGCCGGTCGAGGGCCGCGACGGCTACCTGAGTTCCATCCACCGCGCGGCCGCTCCGGGCGCCAGCTTGTTCGTGCTGGTGTTCGCCAAGGGCGCCTTCCCCGCCGAGATGGAACCGAAGCCCAACGAGGTCGACGAGGACGAGCTTCGCGCCGCGGTGAGCAAGTATTGGGAGGTCGACGAGATCCGGCCGGCCTTCATCCTGTCGAACGCCGTCGAGATTCCCGACGCGCCTTTCGAATTCCCGACGCATGAGCGCGACGAGAAGGGCCGGGTGAAGATGCCCGCCTACCTGCTGACGGCGCACAAAGCGGGCTAG
- a CDS encoding DUF58 domain-containing protein: MILTGRTGLVALVCVLPIALSPWPARTFVFLLVTLTILVIVDIALAASTRKMRYIRSPDRSARLAQQVDIGLLIHNDGRRRFRGQVRDAWPPSANARPRVHPVNIPARQHQHVQSQLRPVRRGEQRAALVTARSIGPLGLAGRQGSQAVPGLLRVLPPFLSRKHLPARLAKLREIDGLLPTLIRGQGTEFDSLREYVVGDDVRSIDWRATARRADVVVRTWRPERDRRVLIVLDTGRTSAGRVGVDPTAADPAGWPRLDWSMDAALLLAALASRAGDHVDFLAHDRVTRAGVFGASRTELLAHLVEAMAPLQPALLEPDWTAMVSAIARRARRRALVVLLTDLNATALDEGLLPVLPQLSAKHHLMLAAVADPRVDQMAAGRSDPAAVYDAAAAERSRNDRRAIATRLRRSGVEVVDAPPTELAPALADRYLAMKATGRL, from the coding sequence GTGATCCTGACCGGACGCACCGGGCTGGTCGCGCTCGTGTGCGTCCTGCCCATCGCGCTGTCCCCTTGGCCGGCAAGGACTTTCGTTTTTCTGCTGGTTACGCTGACGATCCTGGTGATCGTGGACATCGCGCTGGCGGCCAGCACCCGCAAAATGCGCTACATCCGTTCGCCGGATCGCTCCGCCCGCCTGGCGCAGCAGGTGGACATCGGGCTGCTGATTCACAACGACGGTCGGCGCCGGTTCCGCGGCCAGGTTCGCGACGCCTGGCCGCCCAGTGCAAACGCGCGGCCCCGCGTCCATCCCGTCAACATCCCCGCCCGGCAGCATCAGCACGTCCAGTCGCAGCTGCGGCCGGTCCGCCGCGGCGAGCAGCGCGCGGCGCTGGTCACCGCCCGTTCGATCGGACCGCTGGGGCTGGCGGGACGCCAAGGGTCACAGGCGGTCCCCGGCCTGCTGCGGGTGCTGCCGCCCTTCCTGTCCCGCAAGCACCTGCCGGCGCGACTGGCCAAGCTGCGCGAGATCGACGGGCTGCTGCCGACGCTGATCCGCGGACAGGGAACGGAATTCGACTCGCTGCGCGAGTACGTCGTCGGTGACGACGTGCGATCGATCGACTGGCGCGCGACCGCGCGGCGCGCCGACGTCGTCGTCCGCACCTGGCGCCCCGAACGCGACCGGCGCGTGCTGATCGTGCTGGACACGGGGCGCACCTCGGCGGGCCGGGTGGGCGTCGACCCGACCGCCGCCGACCCCGCCGGCTGGCCCCGGCTGGACTGGTCGATGGACGCCGCGCTGCTGTTGGCGGCGCTCGCGTCGCGGGCCGGCGACCATGTCGACTTCCTCGCCCACGACCGGGTCACCCGGGCCGGCGTGTTCGGCGCGTCGCGCACCGAACTGCTCGCCCATCTCGTCGAGGCGATGGCCCCGCTGCAACCGGCGCTGCTCGAACCGGATTGGACCGCAATGGTTTCCGCCATCGCGCGGCGGGCCCGCCGGCGGGCACTCGTGGTGCTGCTGACCGATCTCAACGCGACCGCTCTCGACGAGGGCCTGTTGCCGGTGCTGCCTCAGTTGTCGGCGAAACACCACCTGATGCTCGCCGCGGTCGCCGACCCTCGGGTCGACCAAATGGCCGCCGGGCGCTCGGATCCGGCCGCCGTCTACGACGCGGCGGCCGCCGAACGGTCCCGCAACGACCGCCGCGCGATCGCCACGCGGCTGCGCCGTAGCGGGGTGGAGGTCGTCGACGCCCCGCCCACCGAGCTGGCCCCCGCCTTGGCCGACCGCTACCTGGCGATGAAAGCCACCGGCCGGCTTTAG